AGCGCCCACACATTCCAGATGTGATGCCTACCTGCGGTGTCCTGACGAGCGGGCCACTCTGTTCAATGTGCGATGCTGAGGCCCTTCCCCGCCTGCTGCGCGCGGAAGGGGCCGGGCCAGATCAGCGCCCCAGTCCGCGGGCGAAGCGTACCCGCGCCGCCCACTCCGGGAAGTCGATGAAGGGGTTGCGGTTCTTCTGGATGGAGAAGATGGCCTGGTTCCGATGCAGCTCCCACTCGGAGGGGAGTTCTTGCTGGTGCCAGCGCAGCAGCGTCTCCAGCCGCTCCTCGGCGAGCTCCGCCGGGCTGTTGATGGCGTTGGGATAGCGGACGAGGAAGTAGAGCGTGGCGCGCGCGGCGGCTCCCTTCCCGGCGCCCGGCTCGAACCGGTTCTGCTCGGCCCGCCCGCAGTCTTCTTGGAAGGCCTCGGTGCTGGGGAACTCGAAGTAGGCATTGTTGCTGCGGAAGCTGTTGCAGCGCATCTCGCAGGCGAACAGGTGGTGCAGGTCTCCGCGCATCGGCTCCCTGGCCTTGAACCAGGACTGGGGCACGACGTGCTCGCAGTTGTACGGCAGGGCGGACTCAAGCTGCTCCAGGAAGCCCTCGTCGAGACTCTCTGTCAGTGGCCGCTCCAGGAGCCGTAGCGCACGCTCCCTCTCCACCTCCAGGTCCTTCTGAAGGATCTCCTGGAGCGTGAAGGAGTGGCCCGCCGCCGAGTACAGCGAGCGGAGGAGGAGGTCCTTCTGGCGGTCCACCCATGGATAGAGCCAGCGGCTCGGATCGTAAGATGGGCGGACCGTATGCGTCCGCTCGAGGAGGCCGTGCAGGCCGTCATAGAACGCGTCCTGGTCGGAGTCCGGCTGCACACCTGCGTAGTAGCGCTCCCGGTCCAGCGCGTCCGCCTCGGCGTCGTAATAGGGGAGGTCCCGCGTCCGCTGGGCTTCCGCGACAGCCGCCGCGACGTCGACCTGTGTCAGGCCCGGTGCCCCAGCCCCCACGCCTCCCCAGAGTTGGCTTGGCACTGGCGGGGGCACTGCCGGCCCGGGGACGAGCGCGGTCTGGCCATTCCCCGCCAGGGCGGGAACCCCCAGGCGGAGGGTGATGTGGAGCGGAATGGTGAGCGCCAGGGACTCGCCGCTCGGCGCCGGGACGAAGAGGACGGGAGACGGCGGAAGAGGCGAAGGCGGCATCGCCGGGGGGCCCTCGTTGTCCTTCCACGCGTTCGCCCATGGGAGCTGTCCTCCGACGTTCGTCTTCGTGAAGAGCACCCCGGCATCGACCACGCGGGAGTCCCGGCTGAGGTCATGGGCGGACACCGCGTAGTTCGCTTCGAGGTACCGGCCCCCGAAGTGGAGCCCGAGCACCTTGCCCGAGCGCGCATCCAAGATGGCCGAGCCAGAGTTGCCTCCGAGCGTCGAGCTGTCGTGCGCGAGCGCCTCCACCATCCGGCCGAAGCTCGAGGTGCGCCGTGCGCCCATGATCTTACCCGGCTGCAGGCGCTTGACCTGGTAGACGCCCCGGAAGATGCGGTGCTGGAGCGCGGCATCGTTGCGCGGGTCCTGCGCGGGATACCCGATGACGACGACGTCCTGCTCGCGCACCTCGTCCACGTGGCGCGAATCCAGGGTGAGGGGCCGCAGTCCATCAACCCCCTCTACCTCCATCAGCGCCATGTCCCAGTAGGGATGAATCATCAGGACACGCCGCACGCGGAAGGGCGCGGACGCGCTCGAGCCGCGCTCCCGCTTGAAGTCTACCTGCACGTTGTCGAGCCCCGGCTGGAACCGCAGTCCCCGCATCCCCAGCCCCAGCGTGAACAGCTCGGCAACGTGGCGATTGGTCATCAGCAGCCCGCGCCCGACCACGAAACCCGTTCCAACGTACGGCAGCGTTGGGTGCTCGGAAACCTCCACGCGTCCGATGGCGGGAATGGCCGCCTCGATGGGCTTGCGGAAGTTCGCGTCATCCAGGGCGCTCCAGGGGGCCCCGGGGCGCAGGTAGCTGCCGTTGATGATGTCGATGACCGGTCTGTTCCGAGGCAGGACGATGGCCTCGAGCGCCCACAGCTCCTCTGGCCGTAGGGTGGACTCGAGACCTCGGGTCACCGCGTGGGCCGCCTTGATGGCATGTTCCAGGGCCTCGGCACCTGGCTCGAGCGGGGCGCTGCTTTCCGTCGCGAGCGACTCGATTGTCTCGGCCGAGGGGGCGATCCGCTTCGCGTATGTCAAAAGCCGCCGCTGCTTCTCCTGCTCGTTCACGCATCCTCTCCCGGGTCTGGCCACCGCATTGGTGGGCGCAAACCCCATGGATGCAGGCAAGGGAGGAGGAGACACCATCACCTTCCAGTGCGTGAGGTCCCCGGAATGGTGGCGCTGGAGCTGCACGGCTCCAAGACGCCCGGCGAGCGGGCCTTCCCTCCTGGAGGGTCGGTGTTCCGCGGCGGGCACGCGGCCCTGGAGGAACGGGGGCAGGTCAGCCCGGAGCGCGTCGGGCAGCCCTTCCCACACCCGGTGTCACAACAAGCCAGGGCGGGGCAGGCTCCGTCAGGGCTTCAGCCCCAGCAGGAA
This sequence is a window from Myxococcus xanthus. Protein-coding genes within it:
- a CDS encoding endonuclease → MNEQEKQRRLLTYAKRIAPSAETIESLATESSAPLEPGAEALEHAIKAAHAVTRGLESTLRPEELWALEAIVLPRNRPVIDIINGSYLRPGAPWSALDDANFRKPIEAAIPAIGRVEVSEHPTLPYVGTGFVVGRGLLMTNRHVAELFTLGLGMRGLRFQPGLDNVQVDFKRERGSSASAPFRVRRVLMIHPYWDMALMEVEGVDGLRPLTLDSRHVDEVREQDVVVIGYPAQDPRNDAALQHRIFRGVYQVKRLQPGKIMGARRTSSFGRMVEALAHDSSTLGGNSGSAILDARSGKVLGLHFGGRYLEANYAVSAHDLSRDSRVVDAGVLFTKTNVGGQLPWANAWKDNEGPPAMPPSPLPPSPVLFVPAPSGESLALTIPLHITLRLGVPALAGNGQTALVPGPAVPPPVPSQLWGGVGAGAPGLTQVDVAAAVAEAQRTRDLPYYDAEADALDRERYYAGVQPDSDQDAFYDGLHGLLERTHTVRPSYDPSRWLYPWVDRQKDLLLRSLYSAAGHSFTLQEILQKDLEVERERALRLLERPLTESLDEGFLEQLESALPYNCEHVVPQSWFKAREPMRGDLHHLFACEMRCNSFRSNNAYFEFPSTEAFQEDCGRAEQNRFEPGAGKGAAARATLYFLVRYPNAINSPAELAEERLETLLRWHQQELPSEWELHRNQAIFSIQKNRNPFIDFPEWAARVRFARGLGR